A genomic window from Nitrospiria bacterium includes:
- a CDS encoding undecaprenyl-diphosphate phosphatase: protein MPVWWVSVLMGIIEGLTEFLPVSSTGHLIIAGHFLGFTGDFAKTFEIAIQLGAILAVVVYFWVQISDLFFRLPIDPTARTFVTAIGLAFLPAAFVGLIAHGAIKVYLFNPITVGIALVIGGFAILIIESKKKTSHISQLEGINFKTAFYVGLAQCLALFPGVSRAGATIMGGLVVGMDRKTSAEFSFFLALPTMFAATLYDAFKNRALITDESLGIMLLGLGAAFVTAWGVIALFLAFIKRHSFKPFGYYRIVFGCFILFIFWSGFFKF from the coding sequence ATGCCGGTTTGGTGGGTCTCAGTTCTGATGGGAATCATTGAAGGTCTGACAGAATTTTTGCCAGTTTCTTCAACGGGACATCTCATTATTGCCGGCCATTTTTTAGGGTTTACAGGAGACTTTGCAAAAACGTTTGAAATTGCTATCCAGTTAGGGGCCATTTTGGCGGTGGTGGTCTATTTTTGGGTTCAGATATCCGATCTTTTTTTTCGCCTCCCAATTGATCCTACGGCACGGACCTTTGTCACCGCAATCGGATTGGCATTTCTCCCGGCAGCCTTTGTGGGATTAATCGCCCATGGGGCCATTAAAGTTTATCTCTTCAACCCCATTACCGTTGGAATTGCACTCGTAATCGGAGGATTCGCTATTTTAATCATCGAATCAAAAAAGAAGACAAGCCATATTAGCCAACTGGAAGGGATTAATTTTAAAACTGCCTTTTACGTGGGTTTGGCCCAATGCCTTGCCCTTTTTCCCGGGGTCTCCCGTGCAGGGGCAACCATCATGGGAGGGCTGGTGGTCGGGATGGATCGAAAGACCTCAGCGGAATTTTCTTTTTTCCTCGCCCTTCCCACGATGTTTGCCGCCACATTATACGATGCCTTTAAAAACAGAGCTTTGATCACCGATGAAAGTCTGGGGATAATGCTTTTGGGCCTGGGGGCCGCCTTTGTAACGGCTTGGGGGGTGATCGCTTTATTTCTTGCTTTTATTAAACGGCATTCTTTTAAGCCTTTTGGTTATTACAGAATTGTATTTGGATGTTTTATTCTATTTATTTTTTGGTCAGGTTTTTTTAAATTTTAA
- a CDS encoding two-component regulator propeller domain-containing protein, with the protein MVTLVFLAQGCTSEGPSAPFSPEKKNIPSPTRPTGKQLQWTTFETGQNVKTLALDGPFLWMGLPSGIIKYDTRTQDRHQIYTISNTQAGFLARGIYKIKIDPEGNKWVATYGGGLSKFDGKQWTTFTPYGAGSTIYGPTWMIYTPGEGLGDLWVYDMVFGSKGEMWVATWEGASRFDGNRFTTYSEEAGLADKWVYSIAWEGDHILWFGTEGGVTRFDGSSWESYSHQDGLGADPTRLGTANLFRPNTSHHAQSEKKVGEPNPNYVLAIAIDQNHHKWFGTWGAGLTRFDGSTWTTYTRNEGLGGNFIHALSMDHEGNLWAGTDGGVSWYDGKQWHTLTTQDGLMDNNVFSFAFNKKEKWIGTWKGLNRLQMN; encoded by the coding sequence ATGGTCACGTTGGTTTTTTTGGCTCAAGGATGCACATCGGAGGGACCTTCTGCCCCTTTTTCCCCGGAGAAAAAAAATATACCTTCCCCCACCAGGCCAACAGGAAAACAACTTCAGTGGACGACTTTTGAAACCGGGCAAAATGTAAAAACCCTTGCCTTGGATGGCCCTTTTCTATGGATGGGCCTGCCTTCTGGAATCATAAAATACGATACCCGGACACAGGACAGACACCAAATTTACACCATTTCAAACACACAGGCCGGCTTTCTCGCCCGTGGCATTTATAAAATAAAAATTGACCCGGAGGGAAATAAATGGGTGGCAACCTATGGTGGAGGACTTTCCAAATTCGATGGAAAACAGTGGACAACGTTTACGCCCTATGGTGCAGGGTCCACCATCTATGGACCCACATGGATGATCTACACACCGGGGGAAGGCCTGGGAGACCTTTGGGTCTATGACATGGTTTTTGGATCCAAAGGAGAAATGTGGGTTGCCACATGGGAAGGAGCCAGCCGGTTTGACGGCAACCGTTTTACGACCTATTCCGAGGAAGCCGGTCTAGCGGACAAATGGGTTTATTCCATTGCTTGGGAGGGGGATCATATTTTATGGTTCGGAACCGAAGGAGGCGTCACACGATTCGATGGCTCATCTTGGGAAAGCTACTCCCATCAGGACGGTTTAGGAGCTGACCCCACGCGTTTGGGCACCGCCAATCTATTCCGGCCCAACACTTCCCATCACGCCCAAAGTGAAAAAAAAGTGGGAGAACCCAACCCTAACTATGTGCTTGCCATTGCCATTGACCAAAACCATCATAAATGGTTTGGAACATGGGGAGCAGGACTCACCCGGTTTGACGGATCCACCTGGACAACTTACACTCGGAACGAGGGGCTGGGAGGAAATTTTATTCATGCGCTTTCCATGGATCACGAAGGAAACCTCTGGGCTGGAACCGATGGAGGGGTTAGCTGGTACGATGGAAAACAGTGGCACACCTTGACAACTCAAGATGGCTTGATGGATAACAATGTATTTTCCTTTGCATTCAACAAAAAGGAAAAGTGGATCGGAACATGGAAAGGGCTCAACCGCCTTCAAATGAACTGA
- a CDS encoding response regulator transcription factor — protein MAKKILIIEDERDLAQLLVHYLEKEGYKTLLATEGPTGLKTAQTENPDLIILDLMLPGMDGLEICRRLRTGAHTRHLPIMILTAKGEETDKVVGLELGADDYMTKPFSPKELVARVRALTRRMERQETTPLQFTYQNMVLNVSSHEVKFQGKEVPLTAKEFNLLLELLKGKGRVLTRDILLNNIWGYDYYGTTRTVDVHIRRLREKIPILAKAILTVKPYGYKLKEEEPTI, from the coding sequence ATGGCAAAAAAAATTTTAATTATTGAGGATGAGAGGGATTTAGCCCAACTACTCGTTCACTACCTAGAAAAAGAAGGATACAAAACACTCTTGGCAACGGAAGGACCCACAGGGTTAAAAACCGCCCAAACCGAAAATCCGGACTTAATCATTTTAGATCTCATGCTTCCCGGTATGGACGGCCTGGAAATCTGTAGGAGACTCCGAACGGGTGCCCATACCCGTCATCTGCCCATCATGATCCTCACCGCAAAAGGAGAAGAAACCGATAAAGTGGTCGGCCTTGAACTGGGGGCCGATGATTACATGACCAAACCGTTTAGCCCAAAGGAACTGGTCGCCCGGGTCCGGGCACTGACCCGAAGAATGGAACGGCAAGAAACCACCCCATTACAATTCACTTATCAAAATATGGTTTTAAATGTGTCCAGCCATGAGGTGAAATTTCAAGGAAAAGAGGTCCCGCTCACGGCAAAGGAATTTAATCTTCTTCTTGAACTGTTGAAGGGCAAAGGAAGGGTTTTAACCCGTGACATATTACTCAACAATATCTGGGGATACGACTATTATGGAACCACGCGAACCGTGGATGTTCATATCCGTCGGTTGAGAGAAAAAATCCCCATCTTGGCCAAAGCCATCCTCACCGTTAAACCCTATGGCTATAAGCTCAAGGAGGAGGAGCCAACCATTTGA
- the ybgF gene encoding tol-pal system protein YbgF produces the protein MKTTGWLMVIFGIGLLLMSGCALQADMVDVQLDMDDFKARDRDMERKLLAIEGYLKENSTFSQQHQADLGGRVDQTGIEIQMLQGRLEENQHVVSELGRRMDDQSYRLTELLEKMDSLERRLGSAGFAIPEPAPPPKPEGRGLEGTVLPGRRIIPRELETQETPSPDEASSPGNRVGGLTPTEAYNLAYNDYVRGNYDLALIGFQNFLTQFPTSSLQPSAHYWLGESYFFQKDYPKAVETFETLRQRYPRNDKVPTALLKEGYSFLELGEKRKAKDSLKRVIEQFPFSNEASLAKEKLAVIR, from the coding sequence ATGAAAACAACCGGTTGGCTTATGGTTATTTTTGGAATAGGCCTGCTCTTGATGAGTGGTTGTGCCCTCCAGGCCGACATGGTGGATGTGCAACTGGACATGGATGATTTTAAAGCAAGAGATAGAGACATGGAGCGGAAACTGCTCGCGATTGAGGGGTATCTGAAAGAGAACTCCACTTTTTCCCAGCAACACCAGGCAGATCTTGGGGGCCGGGTGGATCAAACAGGCATTGAAATTCAAATGCTACAAGGTAGGTTGGAAGAGAATCAACATGTGGTCTCTGAGTTGGGACGGCGAATGGATGACCAATCCTACCGGTTAACTGAACTTTTGGAAAAAATGGATTCCTTGGAAAGGCGTTTGGGGTCCGCTGGATTTGCCATTCCTGAACCGGCTCCACCCCCCAAACCTGAGGGGCGAGGATTGGAGGGAACCGTTCTTCCCGGTAGAAGGATCATTCCTCGAGAGCTTGAGACTCAAGAGACCCCTAGCCCAGATGAAGCCAGTTCTCCCGGAAATCGGGTTGGGGGGTTAACACCCACTGAAGCCTATAACCTGGCCTATAACGATTATGTTCGAGGAAATTATGATCTGGCTTTGATTGGGTTTCAAAACTTTTTAACTCAATTTCCAACCTCCTCTCTGCAGCCTAGCGCCCATTATTGGTTGGGAGAAAGCTATTTTTTCCAAAAAGATTATCCAAAAGCCGTTGAAACGTTTGAGACCCTTCGTCAACGGTATCCCCGAAATGACAAGGTTCCCACCGCCCTCCTCAAAGAAGGGTATTCCTTTTTGGAGTTAGGGGAAAAAAGAAAAGCCAAAGATTCCCTCAAGCGTGTCATTGAACAGTTTCCCTTTTCCAATGAGGCCAGTTTGGCCAAAGAAAAATTGGCGGTGATTCGATAA
- the mutL gene encoding DNA mismatch repair endonuclease MutL, with protein sequence MLSFEKSLRVNSPSKEGNQIKILPEVVINQIAAGEVVERPASVVKELIENSIDAGSRRISVDLVDGGKSLIRVVDDGEGMNREDSALAFERHATSKLFSEQDLHHLQTLGFRGEALPSIASISRVRLVTMKKGGAIGTEVRLEGGSMKGPMEAGAPEGTLIEVEDLFYNTPARRKFLKSATTEISHISHLILQQALAYPSLHFRLNLLGSKTRRELYNLTPVKTLGERILQAFGEEFFSQLIAVEHETEPMKLHGFISRPLFTRGGRNQQELFINNRPVRSPGIQHAVYEAYESLLSRGRHPITFLFLKLDPQAIDINVHPSKKEIRFRDSKQVHDWLKESLQSFLVQKQGGSHSEGSFIKENRFEVHTEGGDLKEVPSFNTSGYKNRVQEAAEQYLKEGTYPKESFSPPQKSLRFLSPDSFQLPDHHPRILKEKWFPLTQIHHTFILAVSDRDLYFVDQHTAHERVLFERFLHTTGSFQQERQRLLIPFPLELSLPESLLLKEHQHELEGFGIDLDDFGERTFMVRSMPALVSKEGSRRFIMDIVDDLSEQESAQAPEKKRKKIVATIACHSAVRAQRPMKMEEMETLLFDLQKTDQPFTCPHGRPTLVQLEGKTLDRLFWR encoded by the coding sequence ATGTTGAGTTTTGAAAAATCCCTGCGGGTTAATTCCCCTTCCAAGGAAGGCAACCAGATTAAAATTTTACCTGAGGTGGTAATTAACCAAATTGCCGCTGGGGAAGTGGTGGAAAGACCCGCTTCCGTCGTCAAAGAATTGATTGAAAATTCCATTGATGCGGGAAGCCGGCGCATTTCAGTGGACCTTGTGGATGGCGGAAAAAGTTTAATCCGTGTGGTGGATGACGGGGAAGGCATGAACCGGGAAGATTCCGCTTTGGCTTTTGAGCGGCATGCCACCAGCAAACTCTTTTCTGAGCAGGACCTTCATCACCTTCAGACCTTGGGTTTTAGAGGGGAAGCGTTGCCCAGCATCGCCTCCATCTCCAGAGTTCGTTTGGTGACCATGAAAAAAGGTGGGGCTATTGGAACGGAAGTAAGGCTGGAGGGGGGAAGTATGAAGGGACCCATGGAGGCAGGAGCCCCGGAAGGAACCCTGATCGAAGTTGAGGACCTGTTTTATAATACCCCTGCCCGTCGTAAATTTTTAAAATCTGCCACAACGGAGATTAGCCATATATCCCATTTAATTCTGCAACAGGCCCTGGCTTACCCTTCTCTCCATTTTCGGTTAAATCTTCTTGGAAGCAAGACCCGAAGGGAGCTGTATAATTTGACGCCGGTCAAAACCCTTGGTGAGCGAATCCTTCAGGCCTTTGGGGAGGAGTTTTTCTCTCAGCTTATTGCAGTGGAACATGAAACGGAACCTATGAAACTTCACGGTTTTATTTCTCGTCCACTTTTCACCCGCGGGGGGAGAAATCAGCAGGAATTGTTTATCAATAACCGTCCGGTCCGAAGTCCAGGTATTCAGCATGCGGTGTATGAAGCTTATGAGTCGCTTCTTTCTCGGGGAAGACATCCCATTACGTTTCTTTTCCTGAAATTAGACCCGCAAGCCATCGATATTAATGTCCATCCCTCCAAAAAAGAAATCCGATTTCGGGATTCAAAACAGGTCCATGATTGGTTAAAGGAAAGCCTTCAATCCTTTCTGGTTCAAAAACAGGGAGGTTCCCATTCAGAGGGGTCCTTCATTAAAGAGAATAGATTCGAAGTCCACACAGAAGGAGGGGATTTGAAAGAGGTTCCATCGTTTAATACCAGTGGGTATAAAAACCGTGTTCAAGAGGCGGCCGAACAATACCTAAAGGAAGGGACCTATCCCAAAGAGTCTTTCTCCCCCCCACAAAAATCCCTTCGGTTTCTATCCCCTGACTCTTTTCAATTGCCGGATCACCATCCGAGGATTTTAAAAGAGAAATGGTTTCCCTTAACACAAATTCATCATACCTTTATTTTAGCGGTTTCCGATAGGGACCTTTATTTTGTGGACCAACATACGGCTCATGAGAGGGTTCTGTTTGAGCGGTTCCTCCATACCACGGGTTCCTTCCAACAAGAAAGGCAAAGGCTCCTCATTCCCTTTCCCCTGGAGCTTTCCTTACCCGAATCCCTTTTGTTAAAAGAACACCAACATGAATTGGAAGGCTTTGGTATTGATTTAGACGATTTTGGGGAACGGACGTTTATGGTCCGTTCCATGCCTGCATTGGTGTCTAAGGAAGGTTCCCGTCGGTTTATTATGGATATTGTGGATGATCTTTCTGAACAGGAATCGGCTCAAGCCCCGGAGAAAAAACGGAAGAAAATTGTAGCGACCATTGCTTGCCACAGTGCTGTCAGGGCCCAGCGGCCCATGAAAATGGAAGAAATGGAAACCCTTCTTTTCGATCTTCAAAAAACAGATCAGCCTTTTACCTGCCCCCATGGACGGCCTACCCTGGTCCAGTTGGAAGGAAAAACGTTGGATCGCCTTTTCTGGAGATAG
- the pal gene encoding peptidoglycan-associated lipoprotein Pal has protein sequence MNRIWNSAVLPGFLIVLGFFLLTGCPKKVETAKETVNVGKERPGPATERVEPSITAPSIQEAEVPRASGKEVPMVIGMGDSFFDFDKALVREDAKTILRENANWLRSNPNVKVQIEGHCDERGTTEYNLALGERRAQATKRFLVAMGVDSSRISTISYGEERPFCMGTDENCYQKNRRAHFVVK, from the coding sequence ATGAATCGGATATGGAATAGCGCTGTGTTGCCTGGTTTTTTGATCGTCCTTGGTTTTTTCCTTTTAACGGGATGTCCTAAAAAAGTAGAGACCGCTAAAGAAACGGTGAATGTCGGAAAAGAAAGGCCTGGCCCGGCCACCGAGCGGGTGGAGCCGAGTATTACCGCCCCCAGTATTCAAGAGGCGGAAGTTCCACGGGCCAGCGGTAAAGAAGTCCCCATGGTTATCGGAATGGGTGATTCCTTTTTTGATTTTGACAAGGCCCTGGTTCGTGAAGATGCGAAAACCATTCTTAGGGAAAATGCCAATTGGCTCCGCTCCAATCCCAATGTAAAAGTTCAAATTGAAGGACATTGTGATGAAAGAGGAACCACCGAATATAATTTGGCCTTAGGCGAGCGGCGTGCCCAGGCCACCAAACGGTTCCTGGTTGCAATGGGGGTGGACTCCAGTCGAATTTCTACTATCAGTTACGGGGAAGAAAGACCTTTTTGTATGGGTACCGATGAAAACTGCTATCAAAAGAATCGGAGAGCTCATTTTGTGGTTAAATAA
- a CDS encoding MotA/TolQ/ExbB proton channel family protein, which produces MPEGFHWGGSQILEVVLSSSWIIKLVLLLLLLFSVVSWAIIFYKYRIFKKEKRATRHFLQFVSHREDIAEMKREAERCVDSSLASLFLEGYRRVYRRGEHGQNGDPARVRGLERSIKSSIQEEIAHQEEYLSFLATTGNVSPFVGLFGTVLGIINAFQEIGRQQTASIATVAPGLAEALVATAAGLFAAIPAVIAYNIFLNRIRVSSSQMEAFSLELMELFEEQAQPEETVRA; this is translated from the coding sequence ATGCCTGAAGGATTTCATTGGGGAGGCTCTCAAATTCTGGAAGTGGTTCTTTCCTCCAGTTGGATCATCAAGCTGGTTTTGCTTCTTTTGCTGCTTTTTTCAGTGGTATCTTGGGCCATTATTTTCTATAAGTATCGAATTTTTAAAAAGGAGAAGCGGGCCACACGTCATTTTCTTCAATTCGTCAGTCATCGGGAGGATATTGCTGAAATGAAACGGGAAGCCGAGCGTTGCGTGGATTCCTCTCTGGCTTCTTTATTCTTGGAGGGGTACCGAAGGGTTTATCGGCGAGGTGAACATGGGCAAAACGGGGACCCGGCCAGGGTGAGAGGTCTTGAGCGATCTATCAAAAGTTCCATTCAGGAGGAAATCGCTCATCAGGAAGAGTATTTATCTTTTCTGGCGACGACGGGAAATGTTTCTCCTTTTGTAGGTTTATTTGGAACCGTTTTGGGAATCATCAATGCCTTTCAGGAGATTGGGCGACAGCAGACTGCCAGCATTGCCACGGTAGCCCCTGGATTAGCAGAGGCTTTGGTGGCCACTGCCGCGGGTTTGTTTGCCGCCATTCCCGCCGTAATCGCTTACAATATTTTTTTAAACCGTATTCGCGTGTCCTCTTCCCAGATGGAAGCCTTTTCTTTGGAATTGATGGAACTTTTTGAAGAACAGGCCCAGCCAGAAGAGACGGTTAGGGCCTAA
- a CDS encoding biopolymer transporter ExbD, translating into MHGTDSNLGGRRFLAEINVVPLVDVVLVLLIIFMVTAPLLYRGIDIELPKSSTNTIEAKERLVISVEKNGGIFVNKETVLLKDLRPKLQSVKDRNPGVTVYLRADQSVAYGVVIAVMDTVKQVGIDKLGMVTEPPGRKRKI; encoded by the coding sequence TTGCACGGAACAGATTCAAACCTGGGTGGGCGTCGTTTCTTAGCAGAGATCAATGTGGTTCCCCTGGTGGATGTGGTTTTGGTTTTACTCATCATTTTTATGGTGACTGCTCCTCTCCTTTACCGGGGGATTGACATTGAGCTTCCAAAATCTTCAACCAATACCATTGAAGCCAAAGAACGGTTGGTAATCTCCGTTGAAAAAAACGGTGGAATTTTTGTGAATAAGGAAACGGTTTTACTGAAGGATTTAAGGCCGAAGCTCCAATCGGTAAAGGACCGGAATCCCGGGGTAACCGTTTATCTTCGGGCGGATCAGTCGGTGGCCTATGGGGTGGTGATTGCCGTAATGGATACCGTTAAACAGGTGGGGATCGATAAGTTGGGGATGGTGACTGAACCGCCGGGCAGAAAGAGAAAAATATGA
- the tolB gene encoding Tol-Pal system beta propeller repeat protein TolB — protein MNWGGWFYHRCWMVVLLGVGWWSTFSVEPVIGAEVFMGITKSESEKIPFGILGFEVQESLRLEGTTARGILEADLRRSHFFRVIDLPGMRFQGEQNRAHEDLVREIRGVGADAFVWARLGLNGEDVVLEAHVYDAFKGKVVLSKRYSGQRKFFRAVVHRLSDDIVYHYTGEKGFAQTTIAYVSNLSGVKEVFLIDYDGYNPRRITGDQSIVLSPRWSPDGKWITYTSFRDGNPDLFVIDLVTSRRWKMAGFPGLNISPAWNPSGSFLAFASSKDGNTELYLLNREGKNLKRITFNSSTDLSPTWSPSGNAMVFTSDRGGSPQLYLMNADGSNVHRLTFTGSYNSSPSWSPSGEWIAYTCRVDRFFHICLISPDGLKEVQITEGAWDDENPSWAPDGRHLVFGSNREGPFNLYFMGAKGTDLERLTFNGADNMNPAWSPR, from the coding sequence GTGAATTGGGGCGGTTGGTTTTATCATCGGTGCTGGATGGTGGTTTTGCTTGGGGTGGGGTGGTGGAGCACCTTTTCTGTAGAGCCGGTCATCGGGGCCGAAGTTTTTATGGGGATTACAAAGTCAGAAAGTGAAAAGATTCCCTTTGGCATCTTGGGTTTCGAGGTGCAGGAGTCACTCCGTTTGGAAGGAACCACGGCCAGAGGGATTCTAGAGGCGGATTTGAGACGTTCTCATTTTTTTCGTGTGATCGACCTTCCCGGGATGCGTTTTCAAGGGGAGCAAAACCGAGCCCATGAAGACTTGGTTCGTGAAATCCGCGGTGTGGGGGCTGATGCGTTTGTTTGGGCCCGTTTGGGACTCAACGGAGAGGATGTGGTTCTGGAGGCCCATGTTTATGATGCCTTTAAAGGAAAAGTGGTCCTCTCAAAGCGTTATTCGGGACAACGAAAATTTTTCAGGGCGGTGGTTCACCGCCTCTCGGATGATATCGTTTACCATTACACCGGGGAAAAAGGGTTTGCCCAAACCACCATTGCCTATGTTTCGAATTTGAGCGGTGTGAAAGAAGTATTCTTAATCGATTATGATGGATATAACCCACGGCGGATCACCGGGGATCAAAGTATTGTCCTGTCTCCACGCTGGTCCCCGGATGGGAAATGGATTACCTATACCTCTTTTCGTGATGGAAATCCTGATCTGTTCGTGATCGACTTGGTCACCAGCCGTCGTTGGAAAATGGCCGGTTTTCCGGGGCTCAACATTTCCCCGGCGTGGAATCCCTCCGGTTCTTTCCTTGCATTTGCATCAAGCAAGGATGGAAACACCGAATTGTATCTTCTGAATCGTGAAGGGAAAAATCTCAAACGGATCACATTTAATTCCAGTACCGATCTTTCTCCAACCTGGTCCCCCTCTGGAAATGCCATGGTGTTTACATCGGATCGGGGTGGCAGTCCTCAACTGTATCTGATGAACGCTGACGGTTCCAACGTTCATCGACTGACTTTTACGGGAAGCTACAATAGTTCTCCCAGTTGGTCCCCCAGTGGAGAATGGATCGCTTATACCTGTCGTGTGGATAGATTTTTTCATATTTGCCTGATCAGTCCGGATGGTTTAAAGGAAGTGCAAATAACAGAAGGCGCGTGGGATGACGAAAATCCTTCCTGGGCTCCGGATGGGCGACACTTGGTTTTTGGTTCAAACCGGGAAGGACCGTTTAACCTTTATTTCATGGGGGCGAAAGGAACTGATTTGGAGCGTTTGACCTTTAATGGGGCTGACAATATGAATCCCGCATGGTCTCCCCGCTAA
- a CDS encoding TonB family protein: protein MKPMLAVSIGFHGFFLLMLFSFTFSMGWKTPYLQTYQVDLVELPEREVEPNPRPLVKASEPKKAVVVSEKTEPKKVKTQKIHLPKKEVIQEEIVKPIVVQKRSAVEDPASSERKKRVQELKKQLAEITQQEPQEAPPLKEAAISPTSITPMLEVSNFPFPAYLLSAEKKLRRSWSPPPVGAVTEGPEAVVVFKIARNGKVSGVKMEKGSGNQHFDLAALRAVHEADPFPPLPREYLESTLLIHVSFLLNRNL, encoded by the coding sequence ATGAAACCAATGCTCGCTGTGTCCATAGGGTTTCATGGTTTTTTTCTCCTCATGCTCTTTTCCTTTACCTTTAGCATGGGATGGAAAACCCCATACCTTCAAACTTACCAGGTGGACCTTGTTGAGCTTCCCGAAAGAGAGGTGGAGCCCAACCCCCGCCCCTTGGTTAAAGCATCCGAGCCCAAAAAGGCGGTGGTGGTTTCAGAAAAAACCGAACCCAAAAAAGTGAAAACCCAAAAGATCCATTTACCCAAAAAGGAAGTGATTCAGGAGGAAATTGTCAAACCGATCGTTGTTCAAAAACGCTCTGCGGTTGAGGATCCGGCCTCTTCTGAACGGAAGAAAAGGGTTCAGGAATTGAAAAAACAGTTAGCTGAGATAACCCAACAGGAGCCCCAGGAAGCCCCTCCTTTGAAGGAAGCGGCAATTTCTCCTACCAGTATCACGCCCATGCTCGAGGTTTCAAATTTCCCTTTTCCGGCGTATTTATTGAGTGCTGAAAAAAAACTTCGAAGAAGTTGGTCACCCCCCCCGGTGGGGGCGGTGACTGAGGGTCCCGAGGCCGTCGTGGTATTTAAAATTGCAAGAAATGGAAAAGTCAGTGGGGTCAAGATGGAAAAGGGTTCAGGAAATCAACATTTTGATTTGGCGGCCTTACGGGCGGTTCATGAAGCCGATCCCTTCCCTCCTCTTCCACGGGAATATTTGGAAAGCACTTTGCTGATCCATGTGAGTTTTTTGTTGAATAGGAACCTGTAG
- a CDS encoding ATP-binding protein: MKFSIQWKFITAFFFIIVTTLAINFLILLFLPTHLTEGPRSKLTFLLASSSALVFTLLLCYPWIRKFQNALSEIEGLATRLSKGNFGQRLPLNVHEETGELADSIDQMAVSIETQVFQLSEDRTHLSALLTGMVEGVLVLDRQGQILLTNTAMEKMFGLSRQETKGRPFIEVIRHHRLNEFIQRTLESKTNPSEEIAIPAPEEKIFFVQASTAKNADEQEIAAAFVFHDVTPLKTLERVRKDFVANVSHELRTPMASIKGYIEALLDGAKENPTQCTEFLKIIEKHADRLNNIISDLLALSQIESGKYQWVKNEIQVPELFEKVSSILKPLAEKKDQHLSIHISQPIHPIQGDLEKMTLVVTNLLDNAVKYTPAGGKITLGALETDFATEISVSDSGPGVPKKDLSRIFERFYRVDRARSREMGGTGLGLSIVKHIVETHGGSVTVQSQPGKGSTFTVRIPKRKGNGES; the protein is encoded by the coding sequence TTGAAATTCTCCATTCAGTGGAAGTTTATTACGGCTTTCTTTTTTATCATCGTCACCACCCTGGCAATAAATTTCCTCATTCTGCTTTTCCTTCCAACCCACCTTACTGAGGGACCCCGCTCGAAGTTAACCTTCCTCTTGGCCTCCTCAAGCGCATTGGTGTTCACACTCCTTCTGTGTTATCCCTGGATCCGGAAATTTCAAAACGCCCTTTCGGAGATTGAAGGCCTTGCCACCCGGTTGTCCAAGGGAAATTTTGGGCAAAGGTTACCCCTCAATGTTCATGAAGAGACGGGAGAACTGGCCGATTCCATCGATCAAATGGCGGTGTCGATTGAAACACAGGTTTTTCAGCTTTCCGAGGACCGGACCCATCTTTCCGCCCTATTAACCGGAATGGTTGAGGGAGTTCTGGTTCTGGACCGGCAAGGACAAATTCTATTGACCAATACCGCAATGGAAAAAATGTTTGGCCTTTCACGACAGGAGACCAAAGGCCGGCCTTTTATAGAGGTTATTCGGCATCATCGCCTGAACGAATTTATTCAACGCACTTTGGAGTCCAAAACCAATCCATCGGAGGAAATCGCCATTCCCGCCCCGGAAGAAAAGATTTTTTTTGTTCAGGCCTCTACCGCAAAAAACGCCGATGAACAAGAGATCGCAGCGGCTTTTGTTTTCCATGATGTCACCCCATTAAAAACCCTTGAAAGGGTCAGGAAAGATTTCGTCGCCAATGTGTCTCATGAACTCCGCACCCCCATGGCCTCTATTAAAGGATATATTGAAGCCCTTTTGGATGGGGCAAAGGAAAATCCCACTCAATGCACCGAGTTTCTAAAAATCATCGAAAAACATGCGGATCGTTTGAATAATATCATTTCGGATCTATTGGCTCTTTCACAAATTGAATCCGGAAAATACCAATGGGTCAAAAATGAAATCCAGGTGCCGGAACTTTTTGAAAAAGTCTCCTCCATCCTAAAACCCCTGGCGGAAAAAAAGGATCAACACCTGTCCATCCACATTTCCCAGCCGATCCATCCGATCCAAGGGGATCTAGAAAAAATGACGCTGGTGGTCACAAACCTTCTAGACAATGCCGTGAAATACACCCCTGCAGGGGGAAAAATAACATTGGGGGCTTTGGAAACCGATTTCGCCACGGAAATTTCAGTTTCCGATTCGGGGCCTGGGGTTCCCAAAAAAGATCTTTCTCGAATTTTTGAACGTTTTTACCGTGTGGATCGGGCCCGATCGCGAGAAATGGGTGGAACCGGACTAGGCCTTTCCATCGTAAAGCATATTGTAGAAACCCACGGTGGTTCCGTGACGGTTCAAAGCCAACCTGGGAAGGGATCCACCTTCACCGTTCGGATTCCCAAAAGAAAAGGAAACGGGGAATCGTAA